In a genomic window of bacterium:
- a CDS encoding phytanoyl-CoA dioxygenase family protein, translated as MNSSTNPLITEEQKRQYQQEGYFLLEKVIPDAHLERLRAECDFHVQEQNAEMDRLGVDVLHLSRRNSRYFVFLPYKNRPQLAEFIFSDLMAEICRATIGDNAMLFWEQFVIKGTDKKGAAFGWHQDSGYVDHTHKCYVNAWIPLDDVNEENGTIYILPYSRAGTREKVEHKVLPGSDDRIGYFGDDPGVPMICPAGSIAVFSSTAFHRSGANNTPRMRRIYSIQFSPETIYEADGSLKGLAEPFLREGRRVR; from the coding sequence TTTCTTTTGGAGAAAGTCATACCCGACGCGCACCTCGAAAGACTGCGCGCGGAGTGTGATTTTCACGTGCAGGAGCAAAATGCGGAGATGGATCGCCTCGGCGTGGACGTGCTGCACCTCAGCCGGCGCAACAGCCGTTACTTCGTTTTTCTGCCTTACAAAAACCGGCCGCAACTTGCCGAGTTTATTTTCAGCGATCTCATGGCGGAGATTTGCCGCGCTACAATCGGCGACAATGCCATGCTGTTCTGGGAGCAGTTCGTAATCAAGGGCACGGACAAAAAGGGTGCGGCGTTCGGCTGGCATCAGGATTCCGGCTATGTCGACCACACGCACAAATGCTACGTCAACGCCTGGATTCCGCTCGACGACGTGAATGAGGAAAATGGCACGATCTACATTCTGCCCTATTCACGCGCCGGCACGCGCGAGAAAGTGGAGCACAAAGTTCTTCCTGGCTCCGATGATCGCATCGGTTATTTCGGCGATGATCCCGGCGTGCCGATGATTTGCCCGGCAGGCTCGATTGCGGTGTTTTCCAGTACTGCGTTTCATCGTTCCGGCGCCAACAATACCCCGCGCATGCGCCGCATCTACTCCATCCAATTCTCTCCGGAAACCATCTACGAAGCCGACGGCTCGCTCAAAGGGCTTGCTGAGCCGTTTCTGCGGGAGGGACGCCGCGTGAGGTGA